A portion of the Candidatus Manganitrophaceae bacterium genome contains these proteins:
- the pnp gene encoding polyribonucleotide nucleotidyltransferase gives MIHRVEAEIGGKKLILESGRVARQAGGAVWVQYGESVVIVTAVASKVEKKNIDFLPLTVEYQEKAYAGGKIPGGFFKREGRLGEKEILTCRLIDRPLRPLFPKNWRFETQIIASVVSSDREGTTDILGILGASTAVTISDIPFQGPVGAVRVGRIEDKFVINPSLEALENSDLNLVVVGTTEAVMMVESAAKELSEDIILEAIEFGHQVVKEIISLQEALQEKVGKEKRTPTPVERDEDLNQQMRQELTETVREAVAIPNKAERQERLSQIIQKKVEEIDPAEVDRIKEVKTIFHEMEREGIRRMVLDKKVRADGRGPSDIRTITCEAGVLPRTHGSALFTRGETQSLAVVTLGTADDEQRIDSLEGEFKKSFMLHYNFPPFSVGEARPMRGPGRREIGHGNLAERALKPALPSKEAFPYTIRIVSDILESNGSSSMATVCGGTLALMDAGVPILKPVAGIAMGLIKEESQYEILSDILGLEDHLGDMDFKVTGTADGITALQMDIKISGITTDIMKQALEQARQGRLYILDRMLEALAEPRADMSQYAPRIVTMKVRPDKVREVIGPGGKVIRGIIEKTGVKINIDDDGLIHIASTDETAAKEAMDIVNSIVEEVEVGRIYVGKVTRIMDFGAIVEIRRGTDGLVHISQLAHHRVKNVTDEVKEGEEIKVKVLEVDRQGKIRLSRKEALPRPTGSDEKQEKS, from the coding sequence ATGATTCATCGTGTAGAAGCTGAAATTGGTGGAAAAAAGTTAATTTTGGAATCAGGGCGTGTTGCCCGACAAGCCGGTGGCGCGGTGTGGGTCCAATACGGAGAAAGCGTTGTCATTGTGACCGCAGTCGCATCAAAGGTGGAAAAGAAAAATATTGATTTCCTTCCCCTGACGGTTGAATACCAGGAGAAGGCTTATGCCGGAGGGAAAATACCCGGAGGATTCTTCAAACGGGAAGGGCGCCTGGGTGAAAAAGAAATCCTGACATGCCGACTCATTGATCGGCCCCTACGGCCGCTATTCCCGAAGAACTGGCGCTTTGAGACCCAGATCATCGCCTCAGTCGTATCCAGTGACCGGGAAGGAACGACGGATATCCTCGGCATCCTGGGGGCTTCTACGGCGGTAACAATTTCAGATATCCCCTTTCAGGGACCCGTCGGTGCCGTGCGCGTCGGTCGAATCGAGGACAAATTTGTCATTAACCCCTCTTTAGAGGCCCTCGAGAACAGTGATCTGAACCTTGTCGTCGTCGGAACAACTGAAGCGGTCATGATGGTCGAGAGTGCCGCAAAAGAGCTTTCAGAAGATATTATTCTGGAGGCAATCGAATTCGGCCATCAGGTGGTTAAAGAGATCATATCTCTTCAGGAGGCACTCCAGGAAAAAGTCGGAAAAGAAAAAAGAACCCCCACCCCTGTAGAACGGGATGAGGATCTCAATCAGCAAATGCGGCAGGAACTCACGGAAACAGTCAGGGAAGCCGTAGCGATCCCAAATAAGGCTGAGCGACAGGAACGTCTGTCCCAGATTATTCAAAAAAAGGTTGAAGAGATTGATCCCGCAGAAGTAGACCGTATCAAGGAAGTCAAGACGATCTTCCACGAGATGGAACGGGAAGGGATTCGGAGAATGGTCCTCGACAAAAAAGTCAGAGCCGACGGCCGCGGACCGAGTGATATTCGTACCATCACCTGTGAAGCCGGCGTTCTACCACGCACCCATGGATCGGCCCTGTTCACGCGTGGAGAAACACAAAGTCTCGCCGTCGTGACGCTCGGCACCGCCGATGATGAACAACGGATCGACTCGCTTGAAGGAGAATTTAAGAAATCCTTTATGCTCCACTATAACTTCCCCCCCTTCTCCGTGGGTGAGGCCCGACCGATGAGGGGTCCTGGACGGCGGGAAATCGGTCATGGCAACCTGGCGGAACGGGCGCTCAAGCCGGCACTTCCAAGTAAAGAGGCCTTTCCCTACACCATCCGAATCGTCTCCGATATCCTTGAATCAAACGGGTCCTCCTCCATGGCCACGGTCTGCGGCGGAACCCTCGCCCTCATGGATGCAGGGGTCCCGATTCTGAAACCGGTTGCAGGCATCGCGATGGGTCTCATTAAGGAAGAATCACAATACGAGATCCTCTCCGATATCCTCGGCCTCGAAGACCACCTGGGCGATATGGACTTTAAAGTCACAGGAACCGCAGACGGGATTACCGCCCTCCAGATGGATATCAAAATAAGCGGTATTACAACCGATATCATGAAGCAGGCCCTTGAGCAGGCAAGACAAGGCAGACTCTATATCCTGGACCGGATGCTGGAAGCCCTTGCGGAGCCCCGTGCGGACATGTCGCAGTACGCGCCGAGAATTGTTACAATGAAGGTCAGACCCGACAAGGTCAGAGAGGTCATCGGACCGGGAGGAAAGGTCATTCGGGGAATCATCGAGAAGACCGGCGTAAAAATAAATATTGACGATGACGGCCTGATCCATATCGCCTCTACCGATGAAACGGCCGCGAAAGAGGCGATGGATATCGTCAACTCCATTGTCGAAGAGGTTGAGGTCGGTCGGATTTATGTCGGGAAGGTCACCCGTATTATGGATTTTGGTGCCATTGTGGAGATTCGGCGTGGCACTGACGGACTTGTCCACATCTCCCAACTGGCACACCATCGGGTTAAAAATGTGACGGACGAGGTAAAGGAAGGGGAAGAAATTAAGGTAAAGGTTCTGGAAGTCGACAGGCAGGGAAAGATCCGCCTCTCGCGGAAAGAAGCCCTTCCCCGGCCAACAGGGTCAGACGAGAAACAAGAAAAAAGCTGA